A stretch of the Aegilops tauschii subsp. strangulata cultivar AL8/78 chromosome 4, Aet v6.0, whole genome shotgun sequence genome encodes the following:
- the LOC109785448 gene encoding protein FAR1-RELATED SEQUENCE 5-like — protein sequence MAKAIPQSFPNTVHKLCRWHIMKKYREYLALLYKKYKTFKEEFTTILNWPLMPTEFEDAWAELVHRYNLENDQMMMQLWSDRKMWISAYYKNIFCARMTSTQRSESMNHVLKKGFVKGTQNLHKFARQVNACIQTRMQKENEQTMTSMTNPVTKTTYGYEEDMSIKYTRAVYTEMRNRMRKATLFREKRTAGPTKYLVYYHNKPGHDDEEIFSWSKHEFQVVADPENEIYECECKLWTHKGLFCLHIMNILDYLKPDKFPNKSILKRYTKTAKSQPTFDTRDYNTTASDGSSRLSKQDILLQLNLMVNKKR from the exons ATGGCGAAAGCTATACCACAATCATTTCCAAACACCGTCCACAAGCTATGTCGTTGGCACATCATGAAGAAGTATAGGGAATACCTCGCGTTGCTGTACAAAAAGTATAAAACATTCAAAGAGGAGTTCACAACTATATTAAACTGGCCGCTGATGCCAACGGAgtttgaagatgcctgggctgAACTCGTGCACAGGTACAACCTGGAGAACGACCAGATGATGATGCAGCTCTGGAGTGATAGGAAGATGTGGATTTCAGCATATTACAAGAACATTTTCTGTGCTAGAATGACTTCCACACAACGAAGCGAGAGCATGAACCACGTGTTAAAGAAAGGGTTTGTCAAGGGGACCCAGAACCTACACAAGTTTGCTAGGCAGGTCAATGCTTGCATACAAACTCGGATGCAAAAGGAGAACGAGCAAACAATGACCAGCATG ACCAATCCTGTGACAAAAACAACTTACGGCTATGAGGAAGACATGTCTATCAAGTACACGAGAGCCGTGTACACCGAGATGAGGAATAGGATGAGAAAAGCAACGCTATTTCGCGAAAAGCGTACAGCAGGGCCCACTAAGTACCTTGTGTACTACCACAACAAGCCTGGCCATGATGATGAAGAAATATTTTCCTGGTCAAAGCATGAATTCCAGGTTGTAGCTGACCCAGAGAATGAAATATACGAGTGTGAATGCAAGCTCTGGACACACAAAG GCCTGTTCTGCCTTCACATCATGAACATACTGGACTACCTCAAGCCTGACAAATTTCCAAACAAGTCTATCCTCAAACGGTACACAAAGACTGCAAAATCACAACCAACCTTTGATACAAGGGACTACAACACAACTGCATCGGATGGCAGCTCAAGGCTATCGAAGCAAGACATCTTGCTGCAGCTGAATTTGATGGTTAACAAAAAGCGATGA